From the genome of Papaver somniferum cultivar HN1 chromosome 2, ASM357369v1, whole genome shotgun sequence, one region includes:
- the LOC113349689 gene encoding E3 ubiquitin-protein ligase UPL2-like isoform X2 yields the protein MASLRSSLPARLRHLLSGDGGAVGPSLKLESEPPPSIKTFIDNVIKTPLHDIAIPLTGFRWEYNKGNFHHWRPLFLHFETFFKTYISHRRDLLLSDNILDNDDAFPKHAILQILRVMQTILENCPNKSSFAGVEHFKLLLASTDPEILIATLETLCTLVKINPSKLHVSGKLIGLGSINSYLLSLAQGWGSKEEGLGLYTCITSNERIEEDPSSSLSDVDKEGAKSQYRLGSTLYFEFHGVSAQSTEGSGAMTKSSDLRVIHISDLHTQQEDDLLLLKQCVEQYNVPQEHRFSLLSRIRYARSFCSPSACRLYSRICLLAFIVLVQSNDAHDEIVSFFANEPEYTNELIKIVRSEETIPGTIKTLAMLALAAQLAAYSSSHDRARILSGSSIIAAGGNRMVLLNVFQKAVSSMKSSNDPSTLSLVEALLQFYMLHVISSSSSGSAIRGSGMVPTLLPVLQDVESAHMHLVCLAVKALQKLMNYSNAAVSLFKDLGGVELLAQRLHIEVNRVIGLSGPNDNSMIVEDISNFDDDHLYAQKRLIKALLKALGSATYAPANSSRSHNSHDNSLPISLSTIFRNVERFGGDIYFSAVTVMNELIHKDPTCFSALHELGLPAAFLSSVAAGILPSSKAITCVPSGLGAICLNAKGLEAVNDTTALRFLVDIFTSRKYVLAMNEGVVPLANAVEELLRHVSSLRGTGVDLIIEVIDKLGAFGDDGCSGSSEKGESSNAMETDSEDKKSEGQGSLVSTANSTSDGISDERFVQLCIFHVMVLVHRTMENSETCRLFVEKKGIDALMRLLLRPSIAQSSEGMSIALHSTVVFKGFTQHHSAPLAHAFCVSLRENLKKALGGFDSASGSFLLAPKSTPDKAIFSCLFIVEFLLFLAASRDNRWVAALLMEFGNDSKDVLEDIGRVHREVLWQIALLEDTPVDIEDNSSGSTTDAQKLETNADQSDEQRVNSFRQQLDPLLRRRSSGWSVESQFFDLINMYRDLGRASGGPQRLGMDGSSNPLLRSGHQFHVAGSSEVSGSSKVEGDKQRSYYSLCCDMMRSLSYHISHLFSELGKVMLLPSRRREDSFNVSPASKSVASTFASIVLGHLNFGGHVDPSKSEASISTKCRFLGKVIDFADGILLDRSDSCNAILVNCFYGHGVVQAVLTTFEATSQLLFAVNRAPASPMETDDLKSNQGDKDEADHSWIYGPLASYGTLMDHLVTSNLIISSFTKHLLGQPLTNGNISFPRDAEAFVKVLQSMVLKAVLPIWTHPQFSDCSYEFITTIVSIMRHIYSGVEVKNVTSSSGTRASGPPPNEAAISTIEEMGFTRLRAEEALRQVGTDSVEMAMEWLFSHPEEVLEDDDELARALAMSLGSGKSAMEDDEKEVIPDQEEEALQLPPVDELLLTCARLLQVKESLAFPIRDLLVMICSQNDGEYRAKVITFIIDHVKLCSSVSESGTSNVLSALFHVLALVLHEDAVARKVALENGLVTIASDLLSQWDPSSQGGEKLHVPKWVTSSFLAIDRLLQVDPKLGSELPEQLKKDVPDTNQSSLVIGEDKPNKLQSTLGLGQPGIGVQEQKRLVEIACRCIKLQLPSETMHVILQLCATLTRTHAVAVSFLDEGGLPSLLSLPTCSLFSGFDNIAATIVRHILEDPQTLQQAMETEIRHSLVAATNRHSNGRLTPRNFLLNLASVISRDPVVFMQASQSTCQIEMVGDRPYVVLLKDREKDKSKEKEKRQSADGKPVSCDINTQTPGSGSAKGLDSNIKSAKVHRKSPQSFTSVIELLLDSVITYVPSPQNDSSGDGFSGAPTLSKMDIDDTANKGKGKAIETVPENNETSGQEASASLAKTVFVLKLLTEILLTYSSSVPILLRRDAEISNCRGPPLMGPPDICSGGIFHHILHKFLPYAGSHKKEKKVDGDWRQKLATRAGQFLVASCIRSTEGRKRVFTDINNVFIEFVESSIGFRPPDCYIQAYTDLLNDILAARSPTGSYISAEASATYIEVGLVKSMTKALRVLDLDHADSSKVVTGMVKALELVTKEHVHASDSTKGENLEKPADENQIERTEAGVDRFQPSETADHNEIVSDHVGPFNAVQTSVSSEFVTDDMENDGDLDGGFGPGAQDDFMHESEETGILENGMETVGIRFDIQRNGQNDLADEEDDDDDEMSEDDEGDEVDEDDDEDEDDDEEHHDLDEDEVHHMSHPDTDQEDQEIDEDEFDEDVMEEEDEDEEDDEDGVILRLEEGINGINVFDHIEVFGRENNFPNDALHVMPVEVFGSRRQGRTTSIYNLLGRSVDNGAPSQHPLLTEPSSSLHPSPFRQSDNAGDIILSDRNLENASSRLDTIFRSLRSGGRHGHRFNMWVEDSQQRGGSSAPVIPQGLEELLVSQLRRPTPEKPSENTNDMDVQAEGEGAQLEQQETGVAVGPPVESNGETSIPASSSELVEAENSNVAPEANEFLQGADASSAHAQAVDMQYERNGTVVRDVEAVSQESSESGATLGESLRSLEVEIGSADGHDDGGERQGSTDRLPLGDLQPARPRRANPLTNPMPPSSRDASLHSVSEVSENPDQGADQSVLASDQQIDRATDSSSIDPAFLDALPEELRAEVLSAQQGQVAQPSNAQPENANDIDPEFLAALPPDIRAEVLAQQQAQRLHQSQELEGQPVEMDTVSIIATFPAELREEVLLTSSDAVLANLTPALVAEATMLRERVAHRYHSRTLFGMYPRNRRGESSRRGDAPGSSVDRAGGNLASRRSVGGKLIEAEGAPLVDTEALKALIRLLRIVQPIYKGQLQKLLLNLCAHHESRAGLVQILMDMLMLDTRKPVHQLSDGSEPSYRLYSCQSYVMYSRPQFLDGVPPLVSRRILETLTYLARNHPNVAKLLLQLELPRSPARELHGSDQGRGKAVMVMEEDDKQHQEGDASIVLLLSLLNLPLYLRSIAHLEQLLNLLEVVIDNAESSSNTSNTTEVSPTEQPSGPEIAASDAGLNSDVGASSNDAMPAKSETSKPSTSSHANKECDVHSVLLGLPQAELRLLCSLLAREGLSDNAYALVGEVLKKLVAIAPTYCHLFIRELATSVENLSRSAIGELQVFGEAEKALLSSTSNDGTAILRVLQALSSLVACLQEKKKDPEGKDQTDTQTQVRGINSVLDPLWLELSTCISKIESYSDAVPDLFPASRSLSPTTASAVSPLPAGTQNVLPYIESFFVTCEKLDPLQAGASNDLSAAGTSEIEEATTSSGQQRTTSASNAKGDEKNAVFVKFSEKHRKLLNAFIRQNPGLLEKSFSLMLKVPRFIDFDNKRSHFRSKIKHQHDHHHSPLRISVRRAYILEDSYNQLRMRSTQDLKGRLTVHFQGEEGIDAGGLTREWYQLLSRVIFDKGALLFTTVGNESTFQPNPNSVYQTEHLSYFKFVGRVVGKALFDGQLLDVHFTRSFYKHILGVKVTYHDIEAIDPDYFKNLKWMLENDISDVLDLTFSMDADEEKLILYERAEVTDYELIPGGRNIRVTEENKHEYVDLVAEHRLTTAIRPQINAFLEGFNELISRELISIFNDKELELLISGLPDIDLDDMRANTEYSGYSSASPIIQWFWEVAQGFSKEDKARLLQFVTGTSKVPLEGFSALQGISGSQRFQIHKAYGSADHLPSAHTCFNQLDLPEYPSKQHLEERLLLAIHEANEGFGFG from the exons ATGGCTTCCTTGAGATCGAGTTTGCCAGCTAGGTTGCGGCATCTCTTATCTGGTGATGGAGGAGCTGTTGGTCCTTCTCTAAAGCTCGAGTCTGAGCCT CCTCCTTCAATTAAGACTTTTATTGATAATGTGATCAAGACTCCATTACATGATATAGCCATACCTCTTACAGGCTTCAGATGGGAGTACAATAAG GGAAATTTTCACCATTGGAGGCCGCTTTTTTTGCATTTTGAGACCTTTTTCAAGACATATATCTCTCATAGGAGAGATCTTCTATTATCTGATAACATTTTGGACAATGATGACGCTTTCCCCAAGCATGCCATCCTGCAGATTTTAAGGGTGATGCAAACAATTCTAGAGAATTGCCCTAACAAGAGTTCATTTGCCGGAGTAGAG CATTTCAAGCTCTTACTTGCATCAACAGACCCAGAGATTCTTATTGCTACTTTGGAGACTCTCTGTActttggtgaagataaacccgtCGAAGCTACATGTGAGTGGCAAGTTGATAGGGTTGGGCTCGATAAATAGTTATCTTCTCAGTCTGGCACAAGGATGGGGAAGCAAAGAAGAAGGACTGGGTCTATATACATGTATTACATCAAATGAGAGAATAGAAGAGGACCCTTCTTCCTCTCTGTCTGATGTGGATAAGGAAGGTGCCAAATCTCAATATAGGTTAGGTTCAACCCTTTATTTTGAATTCCATGGGGTTAGTGCTCAGAGCACTGAGGGAAGCGGTGCCATGACAAAGTCTTCTGACTTGCGTGTCATACACATTTCTGATCTGCATACACAGCAGGAAGATGATTTATTATTGCTGAAGCAGTGTGTCGAGCAATACAATGTACCTCAAGAGCACAGGTTCTCATTGCTGTCCAGAATTAGATATGCCCGGTCTTTCTGTTCTCCTAGCGCCTGCAGACTTTATAGCAGGATCTGCCTTCTTGCATTTATTGTGCTTGTGCAATCTAATGATGCTCATGATGAGATTGTGTCTTTCTTTGCGAATGAGCCGGAGTACACAAACGAGTTGATCAAGATTGTTCGATCAGAGGAAACTATCCCTGGAACCATCAAGACCCTTGCTATGCTTGCGTTAGCTGCACAGTTGGCTGCATATTCATCATCTCATGATCGGGCCCGCATACTGAGTGGATCAAGCATCATCGCTGCTGGGGGGAACCGCATGGTTCTTCTGAATGTGTTTCAGAAAGCCGTTTCGTCAATGAAGAGTTCTAATGATCCGTCAACTCTTTCTTTGGTTGAAGCACTTCTACAATTTTACATGCTCCATGTTATATCCTCTTCAAGTTCAGGGAGCGCCATTAGAGGTTCAGGAATGGTTCCAACACTCTTGCCTGTACTTCAAGATGTTGAGTCTGCACATATGCATCTGGTCTGTCTTGCTGTAAAAGCTCTGCAGAAACTCATGAATTATAGTAATGCTGCTGTTTCTCTGTTCAAAGATTTGGGTGGAGTAGAACTCTTGGCTCAGAGGTTACATATTGAAGTAAATAGAGTTATTGGTTTGTCTGGTCCAAATGATAACTCAATGATCGTGGAAGACATATCAAATTTTGACGATGATCATTTGTATGCACAGAAGCGCCTCATCAAGGCTTTACTGAAGGCACTCGGTTCTGCCACTTATGCCCCTGCAAACTCTTCAAGGTCACATAACTCTCATGATAACTCATTGCCCATCTCTTTGTCAACCATTTTTCGTAACGTTGAGCGATTTGGGGGGGACATTTATTTCTCAGCAGTGACTGTTATGAATGAACTTATCCACAAGGACCCGACTTGTTTCTCTGCATTGCATGAATTGGGTCTTCCTGCAGCCTTTCTGTCTTCAGTGGCGGCTGGAATACTTCCATCCTCAAAAGCTATAACATGTGTTCCTAGTGGGTTAGGTGCGATCTGTCTTAATGCGAAAGGCTTAGAGGCAGTTAATGACACCACGGCTTTGCGATTCCTTGTAGACATCTTCACTTCCAGGAAATATGTGTTAGCTATGAACGAGGGTGTTGTCCCTTTGGCAAATGCAGTGGAAGAGCTTTTGCGGCATGTGTCTTCATTGAGAGGCACTGGTGTTGACCTAATAATCGAAGTTATTGATAAACTTGGTGCCTTCGGGGATGATGGGTGTTCTGGGTCATCTGAAAAAGGGGAAAGCAGTAATGCAATGGAAACAGACTCTGAAGACAAAAAAAGTGAAGGTCAGGGAAGCTTAGTTAGTACAGCCAATTCAACTTCTGATGGCATCAGCGATGAGCGATTTGTTCAGCTGTGCATCTTTCATGTGATGGTACTTGTTCACAGAACAATGGAAAACTCAGAAACTTGTAGATTATTTGTTGAGAAGAAGGGGATTGATGCTTTGATGAGGCTTTTGTTGCGACCTAGCATTGCTCAATCATCTGAAGGGATGTCTATTGCTTTGCACAGCACTGTGGTTTTTAAGGGTTTTACCCAGCATCACTCTGCTCCGTTGGCACATGCCTTCTGTGTCTCTCTTAGGGAAAATTTGAAGAAAGCTCTAGGAGGGTTTGATTCGGCATCTGGTTCATTTTTGCTGGCTCCGAAGTCCACACCTGATAAAGCGATTTTTTCTTGCCTTTTTATTGTGGAGTTCCTTCTCTTTCTTGCTGCATCTAGAGATAACCGTTGGGTAGCTGCTTTACTGATGGAGTTTGGTAATGATAGCAAGGATGTCCTGGAAGATATAGGGCGTGTCCATCGAGAGGTTTTATGGCAGATAGCTCTCCTTGAAGATACACCAGTTGACATTGAGGATAACAGTTCTGGTTCCACAACCGATGCACAGAAATTAGAAACAAATGCAGATCAAAGCGACGAACAGAGAGTCAACTCTTTTAGGCAGCAACTTGATCCCTTACTCAGGCGAAGATCATCTGGATGGAGTGTTGAATCTCAATTTTTTGACCTTATAAACATGTATCGAGATCTTGGTCGTGCAAGTGGTGGTCCGCAGAGGCTTGGTATGGATGGTTCTTCTAATCCACTGCTTAGATCTGGCCATCAGTTTCATGTAGCTGGCTCTTCTGAAGTTAGTGGGTCTAGTAAAGTGGAAGGTGATAAGCAGAGATCATACTATTCATTGTGCTGTGACATGATGAGATCACTTTCTTATCATATCAGCCATCTATTCTCAGAGTTGGGAAAAGTTATGTTGCTTCCTTCACGTCGTCGGGAAGATTCTTTTAATGTGTCCCCTGCTTCAAAGTCCGTTGCTTCCACTTTTGCCTCCATTGTCTTGGGACACTTGAATTTTGGTGGGCATGTTGATCCTTCTAAATCAGAGGCTTCCATATCAACTAAGTGTAGGTTCCTTGGTAAGGTTATTGATTTTGCAGATGGCATTCTGCTTGACAGATCAGACTCCTGCAATGCTATTTTAGTGAACTGCTTCTATGGCCATGGGGTTGTTCAGGCAGTATTGACCACTTTTGAAGCTACAAGTCAATTACTTTTTGCAGTCAACAGAGCCCCAGCCTCCCCCATGGAGACAGATGACCTGAAATCTAACCAGGGTGACAAGGACGAAGCAGACCACTCTTGGATATATGGTCCGTTGGCCAGTTATGGTACACTAATGGATCACCTAGTCACTTCAAACCTGATCATTTCTTCTTTCACAAAGCATTTGCTTGGACAGCCTCTTACAAATGGAAACATTTCTTTTCCAAGAGATGCAGAAGCATTTGTAAAGGTTCTCCAATCCATGGTTCTGAAGGCAGTGCTTCCCATATGGACTCATCCTCAATTTAGTGACTGCAGTTACGAGTTCATTACGACCATTGTTTCCATCATGAGGCATATATATTCTGGAGTGGAAGTTAAAAATGTTACTAGCAGCAGTGGAACTCGTGCAAGTGGTCCTCCTCCAAATGAAGCTGCTATATCAACAATTGAAGAGATGGGCTTTACCAGGTTGAGGGCTGAAGAAGCTCTGAGGCAAGTGGGAACAGATAGTGTTGAGATGGCAATGGAGTGGTTGTTTTCACATCCGGAGGAGGTcctagaagatgatgatgaacttgCTCGAGCTCTTGCTATGTCTCTTGGGTCTGGGAAGTCGGCCATGGAAGATGATGAAAAAGAGGTCATCCCAGATCAGGAGGAAGAAGCACTCCAGCTTCCACCCGTTGATGAACTGTTATTAACGTGTGCAAGGCTTTTGCAG GTGAAAGAATCTCTAGCTTTTCCTATCAGAGACCTGCTTGTAATGATATGCTCCCAAAATGATGGTGAATACAGGGCTAAAGTTATTACCTTCATAATTGACCATGTAAAGCTATGCAGTTCTGTTTCTGAAAGTGGAACCAGCAATGTGCTATCTGCACTTTTCCATGTTCTAGCCCTGGTTCTTCATGAGGATGCAGTGGCACGAAAAGTTGCCTTGGAAAATGGGCTGGTAACTATTGCTTCTGATTTGCTTTCTCAGTGGGACCCAAGTTCACAAGGAGGGGAGAAACTGCATGTGCCGAAGTGGGTCACATCATCTTTTCTTGCAATTGATCGTCTATTGCAAGTAGATCCGAAACTGGGTTCTGAGCTTCCAGAGCAGTTGAAAAAAGATGTTCCAGATACCAATCAATCATCACTTGTTATTGGTGAGGACAAGCCTAACAAATTGCAATCTACGTTGGGATTAGGTCAACCTGGCATTGGGGTTCAGGAGCAGAAAAGACTTGTTGAGATTGCTTGTAGGTGTATTAAGCTGCAACTTCCTTCTGAAACCATGCATGTGATTCTCCAGCTATGTGCTACACTTACCAGAACTCATGCTGTTGCTGTGAGCTTTCTCGACGAGGGTGGTTTGCCGTCACTGCTTTCTTTACCGACATGTAGCCTCTTTTCCGGATTTGATAACATTGCTGCTACCATAGTCCGTCATATTCTTGAAGATCCCCAGACACTTCAGCAAGCAATGGAAACTGAGATACGCCATAGCTTAGTGGCCGCAACAAATAGGCATTCAAATGGAAGGCTGACTCCACGCAATTTTCTGCTAAATTTAGCTTCTGTCATCTCTAGGGATCCAGTGGTCTTTATGCAAGCTTCGCAGTCCACTTGTCAAATTGAGATGGTTGGTGATAGACCATATGTTGTGTTACTGAAAGATCGTGAGAAAGACAAGtccaaggagaaagaaaagcgtCAATCTGCTGATGGGAAACCTGTTTCATGCGATATTAACACTCAGACTCCTGGGAGTGGCAGCGCTAAGGGCTTGGATTCAAATATCAAAAGTGCCAAAGTTCATCGAAAATCTCCTCAGAGTTTTACAAGCGTGATTGAACTTCTTTTGGATTCTGTAATTACCTATGTACCATCTCCACAAAATGACAGTTCAGGTGATGGGTTTTCTGGTGCCCCAACATTATCAAAAATGGACATTGATGACACTGCGAATAAAGGGAAAGGAAAGGCAATTGAGACAGTGCCTGAAAATAATGAGACCAGTGGCCAAGAAGCTTCTGCATCTCTTGCAAAGACAGTTTTTGTTCTGAAGTTGTTGACCGAGATACTTTTGACATACTCCTCTTCCGTGCCTATTCTTCTTCGAAGAGATGCCGAGATCAGCAACTGCAGAGGTCCTCCTCTAATGGGCCCTCCTGACATTTGCAGTGGAGGAATATTTCATCATATTCTTCACAAGTTTCTTCCTTATGCTGGAAGccacaagaaggaaaagaaagttgACGGCGACTGGAGGCAGAAACTAGCAACCAGGGCTGGCCAGTTTTTGGTTGCCTCTTGCATACGCTCAACAGAGGGGAGGAAGAGGGTTTTCACGGATATCAATAACGTGTTTATTGAGTTTGTAGAATCATCTATTGGTTTCAGGCCTCCGGATTGCTATATTCAAGCGTATACTGATCTTCTCAATGATATCCTAGCTGCTCGCTCTCCTACGGGTTCATATATTTCAGCTGAAGCCTCAGCAACATACATAGAAGTTGGACTAGTGAAATCGATGACTAAAGCTCTTCGTGTCTTGGACCTTGATCATGCTGATTCGTCTAAGGTTGTCACTGGGATGGTTAAGGCTCTTGAGTTGGTGACGAAGGAACATGTTCACGCTTCTGACTCCACAAAGGGTGAGAACTTAGAAAAGCCTGCTGATGAGAACCAAATAGAACGAACTGAAGCTGGTGTTGATAGGTTCCAACCATCAGAGACTGCTGATCATAACGAAATTGTATCTGATCATGTCGGGCCTTTCAATGCAGTACAGACATCTGTCAGCTCAGAATTTGTCACAGATGATATGGAAAATGATGGGGATCTTGATGGAGGTTTCGGTCCAGGAGCTCAAGATGACTTCATGCATGAATCTGAAGAAACTGGCATTCTTGAGAATGGAATGGAAACTGTAGGAATAAGATTTGACATCCAACGGAATGGGCAAAATGACcttgctgatgaagaagatgatgatgatgatgagatgtCAGAGGATGATGAGGGAGATGAAGTTGACGAagacgatgatgaagatgaggatgatgatgaagaacatcatgaccTTGATGAAGATGAAGTTCATCACATGTCGCATCCTGACACAGATCAGGAAGATCAAGAAATTGAcgaagatgaatttgatgaagatgTGATGGAGGAAGAGGATGAGGATGAGGAGGATGACGAAGATGGTGTAATTCTCAGGTTGGAGGAGGGTATAAATGGGATAAATGTTTTTGACCATATTGAGGTTTTTGGTAGGGAAAATAATTTCCCTAATGACGCTCTGCATGTGATGCCTGTTGAAGTTTTTGGTTCTAGACGCCAAGGGCGGACGACATCGATTTACAATCTTCTAGGAAGAAGTGTTGATAATGGAGCACCTTCTCAACATCCTCTCCTGACTGAACCTTCTTCTTCGTTGCATCCATCTCCGTTTAGACAATCAG ATAATGCAGGTGATATTATCTTATCAGATAGGAATTTGGAGAATGCTTCATCCCGGCTGGATACTATTTTCCGGTCACTGAGGAGTGGTGGCCGGCATGGACATCGTTTCAATATGTGGGTAGAGGATAGCCAACAACGAGGTGGTTCCAGTGCACCTGTTATTCCACAAGGTCTTGAGGAGCTGCTTGTTTCCCAGTTGAGAAGACCAACTCCTGAAAAACCTTCTGAAAATACAAATGACATGGATGTCCAAGCTGAAGGGGAGGGAGCTCAGTTAGAACAACAAGAAACAGGAGTAGCAGTAGGGCCACCTGTTGAAAGCAATGGAGAAACTTCTATCCCAGCATCCAGTTCTGAGTTGGTAGAAGCTGAAAACAGTAATGTTGCTCCAGAAGCCAATGAATTTCTTCAAGGAGCAGATGCATCATCAGCGCATGCTCAAGCTGTTGACATGCAGTATGAACGCAATGGAACTGTTGTGCGGGATGTTGAAGCGGTAAGCCAAGAGAGCAGTGAAAGTGGAGCAACCCTAGGGGAAAGTCTCCGTAGCCTTGAAGTGGAAATTGGAAGTGCTGATGGCCATGATGATGGAGGAGAAAGACAAGGATCTACAGATAGATTGCCGTTGGGTGATCTTCAGCCAGCACGGCCAAGAAGAGCAAATCCATTAACAAATCCCATGCCACCTAGTAGCAGAGATGCTTCACTTCACAGCGTTAGTGAAGTGTCGGAAAATCCTGATCAAGGAGCAGATCAAAGTGTTCTAGCTAGCGACCAGCAGATTGACAGGGCAACTGATTCCAGTTCAATTGATCCTGCATTCCTGGATGCACTACCAGAGGAGTTGCGTGCTGAAGTACTGTCTGCTCAACAAGGTCAAGTGGCACAACCTTCGAATGCCCAACCTGAGAATGCAAATGATATAGATCCTGAATTCCTAGCAGCCCTCCCTCCAGATATCCGTGCAGAGGTTTTAGCACAGCAGCAAGCTCAGAGATTGCACCAATCCCAGGAGCTGGAAGGGCAACCTGTTGAAATGGATACCGTTTCCATTATAGCCACATTCCCTGCTGAATTAAGAGAAGAG GTGCTATTGACATCATCTGATGCTGTTCTTGCCAATCTAACCCCTGCCCTTGTTGCGGAGGCAACTATGTTACGAGAAAGAGTGGCACATCGTTACCATAGTCGTACCCTTTTTGGTATGTATCCTAGAAACCGCAGAGGAGAATCTTCTAGGCGGGGTGATGCTCCTGGATCGAGTGTAGACAGAGCTGGTGGGAACCTCGCTTCCCGCAGATCCGTAGGTGGGAAATTAATCGAAGCTGAAGGGGCACCTTTAGTTGACACAGAAGCTTTGAAGGCATTGATACGGTTGCTTCGTATTGTCCAG CCCATCTATAAAGGTCAGTTGCAGAAGCTTCTTTTGAACCTATGTGCTCATCATGAGAGTAGAGCTGGTTTGGTGCAAATTCTGATGGATATGCTGATGCTTGATACACGCAAGCCTGTCCATCAATTAAGTGATGGGTCAGAGCCCTCATATAGGCTGTATTCTTGCCAGAGTTATGTTATGTACTCTCGCCCTCAATTTTTAGATG GGGTTCCTCCCTTGGTGTCCCGACGTATTCTTGAAACTCTCACCTACTTGGCACGAAATCATCCAAATGTGGCAAAGCTTTTGCTCCAGCTCGAGCTGCCTCGTTCTCCTGCAAGAGAGTTGCATGGATCTGATCAGGGGCGTGGCAAAGCTGTGATGGTTATGGAAGAGGATGATAAGCAGCATCAGGAAGGGGATGCGTCGATTGTCTTGCTTTTGAGTTTGTTGAATCTTCCACTTTATTTGAGGAGCATTGCTCATCTAGAACAA TTGCTAAATTTATTGGAAGTTGTCATTGATAATGCTGAAAGTAGCTCCAACACGTCTAATACGACAGAAGTATCGCCTACTGAGCAACCGTCTGGCCCTGAAATAGCGGCTTCTGATGCGGGGTTAAATTCTGATGTGGGTGCCTCTTCTAATGATGCTATGCCAGCCAAAAGTGAAACCTCTAAACCTTCCACATCTTCTCATGCAAATAAGGAATGTGACGTTCACTCTGTACTACTTGGCCTACCACAAGCTGAACTCAGGCTTTTATGCTCTTTGCTTGCACGTGAAGG TTTATCAGACAATGCTTATGCTCTTGTCGGTGAGGTTTTAAAGAAGTTGGTGGCTATTGCTCCAACTTATTGCCATTTATTTATCAGAGAGTTAGCAACTTCAGTAGAAAACCTTTCTAGATCTGCCATTGGTGAATTGCAAGTATTTGGAGAAGCAGAAAAGGCACTGCTTAGCTCAACTTCCAATGATGGTACTGCAATCCTGAGGGTTCTACAAGCACTAAGCTCTCTTGTTGCATGCttgcaagagaagaagaaagatccTGAAGGAAAAGATCAGACTGATACTCAAACTCAGGTGCGGGGGATAAATTCAGTTTTGGATCCCTTATGGTTGGAGTTAAGCACATGCATAAGCAAGATAGAGAGCTACTCAGATGCTGTTCCTGATTTATTCCCTGCATCCAGAAGCTTATCACCCACGACAGCAAGTGCAGTATCCCCACTTCCTGCGGGTACTCAGAATGTGTTGCCATATATTGAATCGTTCTTTGTAACATGTGAGAAGTTAGATCCTTTACAAGCAGGAGCCAGTAATGACCTCTCTGCTGCTGGGACTTCTGAAATTGAAGAGGCCACAACTTCCTCCGGACAGCAGAGGACAACTTCGGCTTCCAATGCAAAAGGTGATGAGAAAAATGCTGTATTTGTGAAGTTCTCAGAAAAGCATAGGAAGCTGTTGAATGCTTTTATAAGACAAAACCCTGGGCTGCTCGAAAAGTCATTCTCTCTGATGTTGAAGGTGCCGCGTTTTATCGACTTCGACAACAAGCGGTCTCACTTCAGATCAAAAATAAAGCACCAGCATGACCATCATCATAGTCCATTGAGAATTTCAGTCAGAAGAGCTTACATTCTCGAAGATTCATATAACCAGCTGCGCATGCGTTCCACCCAAGATCTAAAGGGGAGGTTGACTGTTCATTTCCAGGGAGAGGAAGGAATTGATGCTGGTGGACTTACAAGGGAGTGGTATCAGTTGTTGTCAAGGGTTATTTTTGACAAGGGGGCGCTACTTTTTACAACAGTTGGTAATGAGTCAACATTTCAGCCGAATCCCAACTCTGTTTACCAGACAGAACATCTTTCATACTTCAAGTTTGTTGGCCGAGTG